CCATGGCAGCACGGACCGCGTCCGCATGCGTTTGCGGGGTGAATACCGCCACTTTGTAAAACGGCTCGTGATGCACCGGTACAAGTCCTTCGACATCGACAAGCCCGATTTGTTCCGCCAGCAGATCGTTTACACCGGCGGTCGCAATATCCAAATTCGTATGCGCAGCGTAGCAAGCGATATCGTTTTGCACCAAAAGTCGCACCAAGTCCGCGATAGGATCTCCCGCAACCAATTGTTTCAACGGTTTAAACAGAATCGGGTGGTGCGCAACGATGAGGTTGATACCGTGCTCTTTCGCATAGCGGATGTTTTCTTTTGTGACATCAAGCGCCGTTAAAACACCGGTCACTTCCGTCTCCGGATCACCGACCAGCAATCCTACATTGTCCCAGTCTTCCGCCAATTTCGGCGGCGCCCATTCTTCCAACGCCTGCATTATCTTTCGGATTCGCATTGCTGCAGCATCTCCTTCCACTGTGCGATATCTTTCTCCAACGAATATAATTCCGTCTGTCGTGCCGCGGATTGCTCTTTCGCGTGCAATAAGCCGTTACGGTGGGCTTGCGCGCGGGTAATTAACCGATGCAGATGGCGGGAGAGCAGCGGCGCGCGAGTTTCCCAAAGGTAGGGTCCGACCGCCGTGAGTTTCTCCGGCAAATCCTGCTTCCCGGGAACGACACGAATGATTTCATAGAGGTGTTTGCCTTCTTCGCAAAGCCATTCCCGATCAATTTTCAGACCGAGTTCCCGCAAGCTTCGTCGCAACATCGCCTGACCTGTCATCGGCTGCAAAATAATAAACGCCAGTTCTCGGTACACTTCCGGCCGCGCCTGTAAAAGTTCCCGCATCAACGGGCCGCCCATCCCCGCCAAAATAATACCGTCCGCCTCGCCCGCCTGCAATATTTCCAGACCGCTGCCCAAGCGAAAATCCGCCTGCGTACCGTATGGGGTCCGGCAAAAGTTTTGCCGCGCTTTAGCCAGCGGTCCTTGTCGCAAATCACTGACGATGACGCACCGCGCACGCTTTTTTTCGAGCAGGTACAAGGGCACGTAGCCGTGATCACTGCCGATATCGGCTACGGTATCGCATACGGGTATGGCGTCCGCAACGGTTTGCAAACGCGGTGACAATGTCACAGAAGGCGCTATGCCATCCTGCATACAAAAACTCCTTTAGACAAAAAAGGACGACCGCAGTCGTCCTACAATGCAATGTGGTGGGCCCACCTGGGATCGAACCAGGGACCGACCGGTTATGAGCCGGCTGCTCTACCCCTGAGCTATAGGCCCGGTGTATAAATATACTTTTCTATTATACAAAAGCATATAAAGACCTGTCAAACATCAGAGGTAGTCGGTAATCTTCTCGCGTTTCCCGCGACTGCGCAATTTTTCCAAGGCTTTGCGCTCGATCTGACGAATCCGCTCGCGCGTGACGTCAAAGTACTGGCCGACTTCTTCCAACGTTCTCTGCTTGCCGTCTTTTAATCCGAAGCGCAAATAAATGACTTCCCGCTCGCGTTTGGTAAGACCTTGTAAAATATCATCGACCTGCTCTTTGAGCAAAATGGCCGAAGCCGCTTCTTCCGGAGCGACGGCATTACGGTCTTCGATAAATTCTACCAAGTGGGAATCTTCCTCTTCGCCGATCGGGGTTTCCAGCGAAACCGGCTCCTGCGCAATCTTCATGATCTCGCGCACACGTTCCACGGTAATGTCCATTTGTTCGGCGATTTCTTCCGGCGTTGCTTCGCGTCCCAGTTCCTGCAATAAATTGCGGGCAGTCCGTGAAAGTTTGTTGATGGTTTCCACCATATGCACCGGAATACGAATCGTACGCGCCTGATCGGCGATCGCACGGGTAATCGCCTGGCGAATCCACCAGGTCGCATACGTACTGAATTTGTAACCTTTTTTATAATCGAATTTATCGACGGCTTTGATCAAGCCGAGGTTACCTTCCTGCATCAAATCCAAAAATTGCATGCCGCGGCCGACGTAGCGTTTCGCAATGCTGACGACCAAACGCAAATTGGCATCCGTCAGATCCTGCTTGGCAAAATGCGCGTCCGCTAAAATGCTGCCCTCGTTGTGGCGCATTTCATCCGTGACGAGCCCTGCCTCCAACCGGCTTTGCACTTCGTCAGGTGATAAAAAAGCTTCGCTCGGCGTTGTCTCCGCACTGCCCTCATCGGATGGAATTTCCGCCATGGCCGTCGCCATTTCTACCGCCTGCTCTATATTTAATCCGTCCGCAGGCTTCATCTGCAAAATGTCCAATGATGTTTGCAAAATATCCGCCGTCGTTTCGTTCCATTCCAATTCGGAAGGAACTTGGAACGCCGTATACGGAATTTCCCCCTGCGCATCACTTACCTGCGCCATCACCGTCACCCAACGGATCACGGCCTGTCGTTGCGCCTGCGCTTCCATAATCAATTTGCCTGCTTCGATACGTTTGGCAAGCGCTACTTCTTCCGGCGCTTTTAACAGTGACACACGACCGATTTCTTTAAGGTACATGCGTACCGGATCATCTAAATGGATATTGTCATTGCCATCCTGCAAGTTTTCCGATGCCGCTTTACGCGCTTCGCGCGCTTCACTGTCTTCGTCTTCATCCTCTTCCGCCAGCGCCTCTTCCTTCTCTTCGCTGTTGACCATTTCAATATTCTCTTTATAGAAGCGAGCGTAAATTTTTTCAATTTTTTCCGCGCTTAAATCAAACCGTTCGAAGGCATCCATGACTTCTTCATACGTCAACACGCCGTCACGACGGCCGCGTTCCACCAAAAGCATCAGAATCTGATCAAGGCTGGCGCCTTCTTTGATCAGCCGTTGCATCGATTGGGCATCATCGGCGGCGACGGTGCGTTTCGATACCTTCCCTTTACTCTTCTTTTTAGTTTTGGATGCGGTCGCTTTTTTGTCGGTGCCTGCTTTTTGTTTAGTTTTCTTTGAGGGGATTTCTGCCGGTTCCGTCACGGTAACTTGATCATCTTCCGTGATCGCAAGCGGAAAACCCGCCTCCTGTAATTGCTGCGTCAACAATGTGCGACTGCGTTTCGAAAAATGATGCGGAGCCAAAATGGAAGATGCGGCGGCAGTACCTTGCGGCTTTGACTGATACCATTCGATCAAATTTTGCCGCGCCATTTCGATTCGTTCCGGCACCGTCAGGCGCGTCTGTTTTTTTGTCGTCTTGGTTTGGTTAGTTGCCGTCATAGTTCCTTCCTCTTCCACAGCTCCGTACTTGCTTTGTTTCAAAAATCTCTCTCCTTAAATCAGCGCAATAATTTTTCTTTCGTTTTCAGCTTTTCCAATGCTTTGCGTTCGATTTGCCGGATTCTCTCACGTGTAACGTCAAAATATCGTCCGACTTCTTCCAGCGTACGATGTTTGCCGTCACGCAAACCGAAGCGCAGGTAAATGACTTCGCGTTCGCGTTCAGGCAGCGTATTAAGCGCCGCTTCAATTTGTTCGCGCTGCAATGTTTCCGCCACTGCTTCTTCCGGCGCCACCGCATCGCGATCCTCAATAAACGAACCTAAATGGGAATCTTCCTCTTCCCCGACCGGTTTTTCCAACGAAACCGGTTCTTCCGCAATTTTTCGGATCTCTCGTACTCGCTCAACCGTTACTTCCATCGCTTCGGCGACTTCTTCAATCGTCGCCTCGCGTCCCTTTTCCTGTCCGATCTGGCGGGTCAATCGGTTCATCCGATTGATCGTTTCTACCATATGCACCGGAACACGGATCGTGCGTGCCTGATCGGCAATCGCCCGCGTAATGGCCTGACGAATCCACCAGGTCGCATACGTGCTGAATTTAAATCCTTTTGTATAGTCGTACTTTTCCACCGCTCGCAGTAAACCGAGATTGCCTTCCTGGATCAAATCCAAAAACGGCAAACCGCGACCGTGGTATTTTTTGGCAATACTGACTACCAACCGCAGATTCGCATCGGAAAGCTCTTTGCGTGCCATATCGGCATCCGCTTCCAGCTCGCGCTGCTCGCGTTTCGTGTAGCCTTCCACCTCGCGGCCGGCTTCGATACGCTGCGCCAGTTCCACTTCCTCGTCAGCGGTTAACAAGTCAACCTGACCGATTTCTTTTAAATAGGTTTGCACCGCGTCATCGACGCGACTGCCGGACGCTTCCGTCGCCTCCGCCTGCGCGGCGGCGGGCGATGTGACCGCGCAAAGAACAAGTCCCCGCTTGGCCAGCGCGGCGAGCATCTGGTCCCATTTACGATACGAAAACCCCTGCTGCACCGCATACTCTTGCCAAACGCTGTACGCAAGGTTCCCCTGCTTATCCGCGCGGGCTACAAGACTTGCGACGTGCGCGCGATTGCCTTTCTCCGTTGCTTGCATGGCGCCTCCTTTACCACTCATCACAAGGAATGGATCGTTTGCGAAATTTCTACGACTAATTCCATTTCCCTGCGAAACGCTTCGACATCTCCCGCCTGATTATACTGTTCGGCCGCTTTTCTGTGCGCATTATAGGAACGCACCAGCGTCGCCTTGCGGAGACGTCGGATAAGTAATGCCACGTCGGTGGTTCGTGGCGTCAGCCCATCCATTATAACACCCGAAAGCCGTGCTTGCTCGTCGGCCGTCAAAGGAATTTCCCGACCGATTTGCGCCGCATTCACAGTGTCATTTGCCGTCGTCTGTAAAAAGGCAAAAATTTTTTTCCACAGCGGATCGATAAAATCCTCCGTCGTCAACTGATCGAGGAGTTCTTGGCGTTGCGCCGACCCGCTGAACAGCAGATGCATCGCATCGTCTTCCGCCGGATCGGCAGTGGCGCGCGGCGCATCGGCCGCTTCCGCCCGATTGCCCACCGGCGCGATGTACACGCTTTTCGCTTGCGTTTTGGCGATTTTTTGTGCTTCACTGCGCACAATATTTTCATTCATGCGTAAGCGCGTCGCCAAACGCCGCAGATAACTGTCGATCGTAATGGCATTATCCGTTTGCATGATTTCCGGAATAAATTCCTGAACAATCATATTTTTGCCGTCAGTACTGGTCGCGTCGTGAGCAGCAAGGATTTCATCCAGCCGGTAATCCA
Above is a window of Negativicoccus succinicivorans DNA encoding:
- the rpoD gene encoding RNA polymerase sigma factor RpoD, with the protein product MQATEKGNRAHVASLVARADKQGNLAYSVWQEYAVQQGFSYRKWDQMLAALAKRGLVLCAVTSPAAAQAEATEASGSRVDDAVQTYLKEIGQVDLLTADEEVELAQRIEAGREVEGYTKREQRELEADADMARKELSDANLRLVVSIAKKYHGRGLPFLDLIQEGNLGLLRAVEKYDYTKGFKFSTYATWWIRQAITRAIADQARTIRVPVHMVETINRMNRLTRQIGQEKGREATIEEVAEAMEVTVERVREIRKIAEEPVSLEKPVGEEEDSHLGSFIEDRDAVAPEEAVAETLQREQIEAALNTLPEREREVIYLRFGLRDGKHRTLEEVGRYFDVTRERIRQIERKALEKLKTKEKLLR
- a CDS encoding tRNA (adenine(22)-N(1))-methyltransferase, translating into MQDGIAPSVTLSPRLQTVADAIPVCDTVADIGSDHGYVPLYLLEKKRARCVIVSDLRQGPLAKARQNFCRTPYGTQADFRLGSGLEILQAGEADGIILAGMGGPLMRELLQARPEVYRELAFIILQPMTGQAMLRRSLRELGLKIDREWLCEEGKHLYEIIRVVPGKQDLPEKLTAVGPYLWETRAPLLSRHLHRLITRAQAHRNGLLHAKEQSAARQTELYSLEKDIAQWKEMLQQCESER